A window from Nycticebus coucang isolate mNycCou1 chromosome X, mNycCou1.pri, whole genome shotgun sequence encodes these proteins:
- the LOC128577188 gene encoding forkhead box protein I3-like produces the protein MAHYCDDNFGVYSQPGPALTAAAATPGAPPAAAGPTEYGPTGYGPTGYGPIEYAEPPAAATNPYLWLNGPGVGCPPSAAAAAAAAYLGVLPPPLPHPAAAAGPFLQPPTAEATFASVQQPFAQSLAADAVTTAGPAEPGELGWLPMASGEDLLNPVRPPYSYSALIAMAIQSAPERKLTLRHIYQFVTDSFPFYQHSNARWQNSIRHNLSLNDCFRKVPRDENDPGKGNYWTLDPNCDKTFDNGNFRRRRKRRFEVSSSATLAAETSELEGLSSGIGSAGGEKPEADGPSSLLRHSLSPQSPEGTESTASSPGGSMLTSAPCLNTFFSSLSDLSVSSSGNTHHPALPDSGHLGIQGAQLPSSGTFAPTHISETSPDALQLSNGTGNSSSQRSPYYSPFPDGTSEGQNSPFSSPFYNFSMINSLIYPQEDSEV, from the coding sequence ATGGCCCACTACTGCGATGACAACTTCGGGGTGTACTCGCAGCCCGGCCCGGCCCTGACCGCCGCAGCCGCCACTCCGGGCGCACCCCCGGCCGCCGCCGGACCTACCGAGTACGGACCGACCGGGTACGGACCGACCGGGTACGGACCGATCGAGTACGCCGAGCCGCCGGCCGCCGCCACCAACCcctacctgtggctcaatggaccCGGCGTGGGGTGCCCACCCTCGGCCGCCGCTGCTGCCGCGGCCGCGTACCTGGGCGTCCTGCCCCCGCCGCTGCCGcaccccgccgccgccgccgggccCTTCCTGCAGCCCCCGACCGCCGAGGCCACCTTCGCCTCTGTGCAGCAGCCCTTCGCACAGTCCCTGGCCGCCGATGCCGTCACAACCGCCGGGCCCGCGGAGCCGGGCGAACTGGGCTGGCTGCCCATGGCCAGCGGCGAGGACCTGCTGAACCCGGTGCGGCCGCCCTACTCGTACTCAGCGCTCATTGCCATGGCCATCCAGAGTGCGCCTGAACGCAAGCTCACGCTCCGCCACATCTACCAGTTCGTGACCGACAGTTTCCCCTTCTACCAGCACAGCAACGCCCGCTGGCAGAACTCCATCCGCCACAACCTGTCGCTCAACGACTGCTTCAGGAAAGTGCCCCGCGACGAGAATGATCCAGGGAAAGGTAATTACTGGACCCTAGATCCAAACTGTGACAAAACGTTTGACAATGGAAACTTCCGTCGGAGGCGAAAGCGCCGGTTTGAGGTCAGCAGCAGCGCCACCCTGGCTGCTGAGACATCAGAATTAGAAGGGCTCTCCTCAGGGATAGGGTCTGCAGGCGGTGAGAAGCCAGAAGCAGACGGTCCCTCCTCTCTGCTGAGGCATTCACTGTCCCCACAGTCTCCCGAGGGCACCGAGAGTACTGCTTCGTCTCCCGGAGGATCCATGCTCACCTCCGCACCTTGCCTCAACACTTTCTTCAGCAGTCTCAGCGACTTGAGTGTCAGCAGCAGTGGAAACACCCATCATCCAGCTCTCCCTGATAGCGGCCACCTAGGAATCCAGGGGGCCCAGCTGCCCTCCAGCGGCACTTTCGCTCCCACCCATATCTCCGAGACCTCGCCAGACGCCTTGCAGCTGAGTAATGGCACAGGCAATAGCAGCAGCCAGAGATCTCCCTATTATAGCCCTTTCCCTGACGGCACCAGTGAAGGCCAGAACAGCCCCTTCAGCAGCCCTTTCTACAACTTCAGCATGATCAACAGCCTCATCTACCCCCAGGAGGACTCTGAGGTGTAG
- the LOC128576670 gene encoding cilia- and flagella-associated protein 97-like, with translation MNRFEDISDGEVDHSFFDSDFEVAKKCDNYSVFGKRKDNPKERIDKCIKKVQLKTEIQTKEDYLTEKRNESKAKISVKEHPAENITQTRNSLTLTTPSSSKKLYDVTTGRKIYIPNRIPKIVKEGEDEYFTDGEESSDDRKKFHVRSKSANVFKKSVNKKYVKISSSSLSSSSSSSGKVCSDVGREKCISDSHPSSKKYISAIMPSSPKHKHKSGKKSTGALPSSSKPKLDDHTEEAEDAVTDVTPLSTPDISPVQPHELGAPNCQKVRAKKQRNVSQQVYEEIEDLKNNSKYMKSARKGKEKHALTAKYSVLDSNLDAKCQQKGSHDTMDLNHLLNMFLQLDKKETQKHHFEQPSVVPRKNYSFTKEEARRIDQENQRLLKELTRHAEKPGNRSTMNRWTVNPPKLYHSALNRQREQQRIERENLALLKRLEAVKPTVGMKRSEQLTDYHRNMAYLNPSPPSRQMRSTLGQYSPLKGASRTSSATSGLSYKSERSVFDTSSGRLPRPKPPRVHAAWL, from the coding sequence ATGAATCGATTTGAAGATATATCAGACGGTGAAGTGGACCATTCCTTCTTTGATAGTGACTTCGAAGTAGCCAAAAAATGTGACAATTACTCAGTTTTTGGCAAACGAAAGGATAACCCTAAAGAGAGAATAGACAAGTGTATTAAAAAAGTacaattaaaaactgaaatacaaaCAAAGGAAGATTATCTTActgagaagagaaatgaaagcaaagcaaaaatttCCGTGAAAGAACATCCAGCAGAGAATATCACACAAACCAGAAATTCTTTAACATTGACAACTCCTTCAAGTTCAAAAAAATTGTATGATGTTACAACAGGACGTAAAATATACATTCCAAATAGAATTCCCAAGATTGTAAAAGAAGGTGAAGATGAATACTTTACAGATGGAGAGGAAAGCAGTGATGATAGGAAAAAATTCCATGTGAGGTCCAAGTCAGCTAATGTCTTCAAAAAAAGCgttaataaaaaatatgtcaaaattaGTTCCTCTTCTTTGTCTTCCTCATCTTCAAGTTCCGGTAAAGTCTGTTCAGATGTGGGGCGTGAAAAATGCATATCTGATTCGCATCCATCATCAAAGAAATATATATCTGCTATAATGCCCTCATCACCCAAACATAAGCATaagtcaggaaaaaaatcaacaggagCACTACCTTCAAGTTCTAAACCAAAACTTGATGACCACACTGAGGAAGCGGAAGATGCTGTGACGGATGTAACCCCTTTATCAACCCCAGACATCAGCCCTGTTCAGCCTCATGAACTGGGTGCACCAAACTGTCAAAAAGTGAGagctaaaaagcaaagaaacGTGAGTCAACAAGTATATGAAGAAAttgaggatttaaaaaataattcaaaatatatgaaatctgccagaaaggggaaagaaaaacatgCACTCACTGCCAAGTATTCAGTGTTAGATTCCAATTTAGATGCCAAATGTCAACAAAAAGGCTCGCATGACACCATGGACCTCAATCATCTTTTGAATATGTTTCTGCAATTAgataaaaaggaaacacaaaaacATCACTTTGAACAGCCTTCAGTAGTACCCAGGAAAAACTACTCTTTCACAAAAGAAGAGGCAAGACGGATTGATCAAGAAAATCAGAGGCTTTTGAAAGAATTGACACGACATGCCGAGAAACCAGGAAACAGAAGTACAATGAACAGATGGACTGTCAACCCCCCTAAGTTGTATCATAGTGCCCTCAAcagacagagggaacagcagaGGATCGAGAGAGAAAATTTGGCTTTATTAAAAAGGCTTGAAGCTGTGAAACCAACAGTTGGCATGAAGCGCTCCGAACAACTGACAGACTACCATCGCAACATGGCTTATCTCAACCCATCACCACCTTCAAGACAAATGAGATCGACTCTTGGCCAGTATAGCCCATTGAAAGGTGCCTCCCGGACCTCCAGTGCCACCAGCGGTCTCAGCTACAAGAGTGAGAGGTCAGTTTTTGACACATCCAGTGGCCGCCTGCCAAGACCTAAACCTCCTCGTGTCCATGCAGCATGGTTATAA
- the LOC128576740 gene encoding LOW QUALITY PROTEIN: melanoma-associated antigen B3-like (The sequence of the model RefSeq protein was modified relative to this genomic sequence to represent the inferred CDS: deleted 2 bases in 1 codon) → MIIYAKSDNPNIRDYTTILDSSFLSGSKSTKIEVRCLSHLLYRPHSRLLSLRTVTMPQSQKTKLRTHKKGYQAQGVGRTRSRKGANSKAEKKQRSSEATASAAKSQKDPLRIMTSVLVQFLMHMHKMKKPVTKAEMLKLMKKKYKGHFPEILKRATFTIEIVFGVDLKEVDSAKESYVLVSKMDLPNNGTVTRGKGYPKTGLLMNLLGLIFLKGNRATEEDIWEFLNKMRVFAGQKHFIFGEPKKLITQDLVKLKYLECRQIPNSDPARYEFLWGPRALAETSKMRVLEFWATVNRRDPRAFRSLYEEALRDEEERIQNAVILSDSRNIRARECFRVRPSRTSHI, encoded by the exons ATGATCATATATGCAAAGTCAGATAACCCCAATATCAGGGATTACACAACCATTCTGGACAGTTCCTTCTTGTCTGGAAGTAAATCAACTAAAATAGAAGTCAG GTGCCTGTCTCACCTGTTGTACAGGCCACATTCCCGGCTGCTCTCCCTGAGAACAGTCACCATGCCTCAAAGTCAGAAGACTAAGCTCCGTACCCATAAGAAAGGCTACCAAGCCCAAG GTGTTGGTCGCACAAGATCACGCAAAGGAGCCAACAGCAAAGCTGAGAAAAAGCAAAGATCCTCTGAGGCCACAGCCTCTGCTGCAAAGTCTCAAAAAGACCCCCTTAGAATCATGACGAGTGTGCTGGTGCAGTTCCTGATGCATATGCACAAAATGAAAAAGCCTGTTACCAAGGCGGAAATGCTGAAGCTTATGAAAAAGAAGTATAAGGGTCACTTCCCTGAGATACTGAAAAGGGCCACTTTCACTATAGAGATAGTATTTGGTGTTGATTTAAAGGAAGTTGATTCTGCCAAGGAATCCTATGTCCTTGTCAGCAAAATGGACCTCCCTAACAATGGGACGGTCACTCGTGGTAAGGGGTATCCCAAAACTGGTCTCCTGATGAATCTCCTGGGCCTGATCTTCTTGAAGGGCAACCGTGCCACTGAGGAGGACATTTGGGAATTCCTAAATAAGATGAGGGTATTTGCTGGTCAGAAACACTTCATATTTGGGGAGCCAAAGAAGCTCATCACCCAAGATCTGGTGAAGCTTAAATACTTAGAGTGCCGGCAGATCCCCAACAGTGATCCTGCACGCTATGAATTTCTCTGGGGACCCAGAGCCCTTGCAGAAACCAGTAAAATGAGAGTCTTAGAGTTTTGGGCCACGGTCAATCGCAGAGACCCCAGAGCTTTCCGTTCTTTGTATGAAGAAGCTTTAAGAGATGAGGAAGAGAGAATCCAAAATGCAGTT ATCCTCAGTGATAGCAGAAATATCAGAGCCAGAGAATGTTTTAGAGTCAGACCTAGTAGAACTTCCCACATTTAG